GCGAACGATTCGCCCAGGCGCGCGCGCGCGATCCCGCCGGCCATCGCGGCCTCGCCGACACCCGCGCGCTTGAACGCGTCGATGATGGCCTGCAGCTCGCCGACGCGGATCCAGGTTATCTCCTCGCACAGCGCGGCCAGCCGCTCATCGGTTTCACCGCGATGCGCGACGGCCACCACCGCGAACCCGCGCCGGCGCGCCGCCTCGGCGACCTCGAGCGGAAAGACGCCGTTGCCGGCGATGATTCCGAGCTTACTCACGGTCGCGGCCCACCACGCCGCGCTCCGAGGCGCGGATGAAATCGACCAGCCGGCGCACCTCTGGCAAGGCCCCGCTTTCGTCCATCACCTGCTTGAGCGCATCCTCGCGCAGCAGCTTGGAGTAGAAGATCGTGCGGAAGGATGCGCGGAGCGCCGCGATTGCCTCGGGGCTGAAGCCGCGGCGCTCGAGGCCGACGGTGTTAATCCCGACCAGGCGCGCGCGGTCGCCCGCCACCATCGCATAGGGCGGCACGTCCTGCGCTACCTTGGAGCCGGCCGCGAGCATCGCGTGCGCGCCGATCCGGCTGAACTGATGGATCCCGCACATCCCGGCGCTGACGACCCATTCGTCGAGCACGCAATGGCCGGCGACCTCGGTCGAGTTGGCCAGGATCGAGTGGTCGCCGATCAGACAATCGTGCGCGACGTGGACGTAGTTCATCACCAGCACGTGGTTGCCGATGCGCGTGAGCATCCCGCCGCCTTCGGTGCCGCGATGGATGGTGGTGAACTCGCGGACGCGGTTGTCGTTGCCGATTTCCAGCCGCGAAGGTTCGTCCTGATACTTAAGATCCTGCGGCGCGGCGCCAATCGAGGCGAACTGGAAGATCCGGTTGCGCTCGCCGATCGTGGTGCGGCCCTCGATCACCGCGTAAGGCCCGATCCTGGTCGCGGCGCCGATCCGCACCTCGGGACCGACGACCACTCCCGGGCCGACCTCCACGCTGGAGTCGAGTTCGGCGCGCCGGTCAATGACGGCGCTTGGATGGATGCGCCCGGCTATGACTTTGACTCCTCGACTTCCATCGCCGAAAGCTCGGCTTCAGCTACCAGCTCGCCGTCCACGCGCGCCTCGGCCTGCATTTTCCATAGCGGGCGGCGATGCTTGAGCAGCCGCACTTCCATCCGCAGCTGATCGC
The sequence above is drawn from the Candidatus Binataceae bacterium genome and encodes:
- the lpxA gene encoding acyl-ACP--UDP-N-acetylglucosamine O-acyltransferase is translated as MAGRIHPSAVIDRRAELDSSVEVGPGVVVGPEVRIGAATRIGPYAVIEGRTTIGERNRIFQFASIGAAPQDLKYQDEPSRLEIGNDNRVREFTTIHRGTEGGGMLTRIGNHVLVMNYVHVAHDCLIGDHSILANSTEVAGHCVLDEWVVSAGMCGIHQFSRIGAHAMLAAGSKVAQDVPPYAMVAGDRARLVGINTVGLERRGFSPEAIAALRASFRTIFYSKLLREDALKQVMDESGALPEVRRLVDFIRASERGVVGRDRE